One Bythopirellula goksoeyrii genomic window, ACAGAATCGCATAATCGAGCTGGGCCTAGATCGTCCGAGTGTTTTTTCGAATGCTATCAGAAAGATTCCCAAGGAGGCTCAGCGTGATCATCTCGGCGGCAAAGCTGCTGCAATACATGAGTGTCGATAAAGTTGTCCAAAGATCGGGTCGAGCCATCAGCAAGTACCATCGGGCAAACACCAGGATGCCAGCTACCGAATCCGATAACTGGAACTGTCTTGTCTTCTGGACCACGTGCTAGGGGTACTTCTGGACCTCCAATGCGAGCAAAAGCTGGAAGGTCTTTGCCGTTGTACATGGGACCATTTTCCGGAACTTGAGCGAGGCGCCCCGAGGGAATGTGCATCTCTCCAGCCAAAATCGTATTGCTAGCTCCGTCAGTGAGATCCTTATGACGAATCTTATGTTTCCAATTGATAGGGTCTGTTCCACTGCAGATCGGATCGCTCGAAATAATTACCCCAGTCCCAACTCCACCTCGCCAGTAGGCGAACAACCAATCTAGAGATCCTCCAGTATAGTCGCCATGATTCGCGGCATAATCGGTTACTGCACCACCGGTAAGTTCAACAATTTCAGATCCTCCGCATCCGCAGCCATAGGTGACTTCTTGCTCAACCAAGCCAGAATCAACTACCGCTTCACTAGCGCTGCGACGAGTAGGACAGACAAAGTTCGCAGAAACATAGTTTCGTGTGTAAGAATCATGGGACTCGTAGGGGGCATAGAGATTCCAACGGGAATAGTAATTGCCATTCTCGATGTAAGGAAGAATTCTGGCAAACCAAGAGGGCTGAGTAGTTTCGCAAGCTATGACAGAAGACGACTCACTGGCAAAGTATCCATACTCATCCTGGGTACGCAATCTTGCAGGAGGAAACGTTTGAGTCGCCTGCTCAAAGTGTATCACTGCCAAACCCAATTGACGAAGATGATTCTTGCATTCAGTGGCTCGTGCAGCCTCTCGAGCCGATTGAACAGCCGGCAAGAGTAATGATATCATCACCCCCACAATCGCGATTACTACCAGTAGCTCGATCAAAGTAAAGCCGTTGAAGCATTTTTTTCTTTTCATGAAATGGCCCCAGCGTGGCTGAATCGT contains:
- a CDS encoding DUF1559 family PulG-like putative transporter — translated: MKRKKCFNGFTLIELLVVIAIVGVMISLLLPAVQSAREAARATECKNHLRQLGLAVIHFEQATQTFPPARLRTQDEYGYFASESSSVIACETTQPSWFARILPYIENGNYYSRWNLYAPYESHDSYTRNYVSANFVCPTRRSASEAVVDSGLVEQEVTYGCGCGGSEIVELTGGAVTDYAANHGDYTGGSLDWLFAYWRGGVGTGVIISSDPICSGTDPINWKHKIRHKDLTDGASNTILAGEMHIPSGRLAQVPENGPMYNGKDLPAFARIGGPEVPLARGPEDKTVPVIGFGSWHPGVCPMVLADGSTRSLDNFIDTHVLQQLCRRDDHAEPPWESF